In Planococcus sp. MB-3u-03, the DNA window CCAGTCAACACGCCGCCGCGGTCGATAATATCCGATGCCAGTTCAGGCGGCGTTTGTTCGAGCACCACGCGCACGCCTTCTGCAACTTGCTCGACCGATTCACGCAAAGCTTCCGTGATTTCCTGGGCCTCCAACGTAATCGTCCGCGGATAGCCCGTCAGCATATCTCGCCCCCGGTTGTCCATCGTGGCTTGTTGATCGCCGCTCAGCGTTCCGAATTCGACTTTCAGTTTCTCGGCTGTCCGTTCCCCGATCAGCAATTTGTATTTCTTTTTGATGTAATGAAGGATGTCCAGATCAAAATGATCGCCTGCAACTTTTAAGGTTATGCTTTTGACGATTTCGCCCATCGACAAAACCGCAATATCGGAAGTGCCCCCGCCGATATCGATGACGAGGCTCGCATCTGCCTGATAAATATCAAGCCCTGCCCCAATAGCCGCAACTTTCGGCTCCACTTCGACATAGACTTTCCTCGCTCCCGCTTTTTCTGCTACTTCGCGGATCGCCTTCTGTTCGATGCTCGTGATATTCGCCGGGCAGCAAATGAGGATGCGCGGCTTCATCATAAAGCCTTTCAGTTTCAGTATTTGGATAAAATGCTTGAGCATCAATTCCGTAATATCGAAATCATGGATGACGCCGTCTTTTAAGGGGCGGATCACCGCAATATGCTGGGGTGTGCGGCCCATCATATTCTGGGCTTCCGTTCCGACGGCGATCAGTTCATTGGATTTTTTATCGACTGCTACTACAGACGGCTCGTTTAAAATGATGCCTTTGCCTTTTACATAGATCAGCACATTGGCTGTCCCGAGATCGATGCCTATATCTTTCGAAAACATTACGCCGTCCCCTTCCCATATTCTGCGATGTTGATTGAACTTTAATTTTCCAAGCTTGCATATCCATTAGAATTGTCTAATTAAAATCTTATCATAATCCTGCAATGGCTGACAAAATTCTCCGAAAATACTTTCAGCCCATTTTTCTACGAAAAAAGCCTGCCGCTCAATTGTGCGGCAGGCTCTTGATCTTATGAAGTATAAGTCCTGATGAATTAAACCATTTGCTCTTCTTTTACTTCGCTTGTTTCAGTCGATACGCGTTCGATGTCGGCACCTAGAGCTTCAAGCTTCAAGTGGAAATCAACATATCCGCGGTCTAAATGATAAAGTTCGTGTACGCGTGTAATTCCTTCAGCAGCAAGTCCAGCCAAGATCAATGCAGCAGCTGCACGAAGATCTGTCGCTGATACTTGTGCGCCTTGCAATTTAGAAGGGCCTTCCATGATGACTGAGCGGCCTTCGATTTTGACGGATGCATTCATCCGGCGGAATTCTTCAACATGCATGAAGCGGTTTTCGAAAACCGTTTCAGTCAAGATGCCGCTGCCTTGCGCAGTCAACATCAATGACATCATCTGTGATTGCATATCTGTCGGGAAACCTGGGTGAGGCATCGTTTTGATGTCGATTGAACGGAGCGGGCGTGTAGCGCGGATGCGCAAGCCTTCATCCGTCTCTTGGATATCGACTCCCATTTCGCCCATTTTCGAGATCAAGGCAGCCATATGTTCCGGAACGGCGTTTTCGATGATGACGTCACCTTCAGTGATGGCAGCTGCCACCATGAATGTTCCAGCTTCTACACGGTCAGGAATGATTGAGTGATTCGAACCGTGGAGAGTCTCCACACCTTCGATGCGCATAGTGTCTGTACCGGCGCCTTTGACGTTTCCGCCCATTTCGTTGATATAATTCGCTAGGTCAACGATTTCCGGCTCTTTCGCTGCGTTTTCGATGATCGTTACCCCATCTGCAAGCGCTGCGGCTGACATGATGTTCTCTGTCGCTCCGACACTTGGGAAGTCGAGGTAGATTTTAGCACCGCGCAAACGGCCATCTGTTTTAGCTTCAACAAAGCCGTTTCCAAACGTGATGTTCGCTCCCATTGCTTCAAAGCCTTTTAGGTGCTGGTCGATCGGACGAGATCCGATAGCGCAGCCGCCTGGCAAAGCGACACGGGCAAATCCGTTGCGTGCAAGTACCGGTCCCATGACGAGAATCGATGCACGCATTTTACGGACATACTCGAACTGTGCTTCACTCGAGAGTTGTGAAGATGCGTCGATGTGCATCTCGTTTTTCTCTGGGAAATATTCGATGTCGACATTCAAGCTTCTCAATACTTCCTGAATGGTGTAGACATCCGCAAGATTCGGCACTTCTGTAATGAAGCTTTTTCCTTCACTTGCAAGAAGCGCGCCTGCCAATACTGGCAGTACTGCGTTTTTCGCTCCTTCTACCCGTACTTTCCCTGTTAATTTCTTTCCGCCTTTAACGATGATATGATCCAAAGCATAGCCCTCCATGTGTTTAATAGTCCCTTATTTATACAGCTCTCACGTATATTTTCACATTTAATAATCTCTGTAGTTTATGGTAGTAAAAAATGAAAACCTTATATATAATACCTTGTTTTTTGATAAGAAACAAGCATTACAAGGCTTTCTTATCAAAAACTCAATATACCCCATGTTGTTCGTTAACATAGGTATTTTTATGTCCGTGGCGCAAAAAAAAATATTACAAAATGATTACAGTTAATTGTTTCCCCACTTCAATAGAAATAAACCCTTAGACACTGAATATTTCCCGGGAAATAGTAAAACATTGCCGATTTGCCATAGGAACGGCCTGCATCCGCATTACCATGGCAAATCGGCCATGCTAAAATAGGTACGGCAATTGCCTGGACCATGCCGAAATCTCCAAAAAGAAGTTGGAAACGGACGTTCCGATCACAATGCTCAAAAATATGTATAAAATCTGTGCCTGCAATACATGGTGTTTAGCTATCCATTTATCGAACATCACAGCCCGCAATGCATAAAATGAAACGCCGGTGAAAAAGATATGGCTGATGATTGAAATCAATGCCTGCTGTCCGATGTATAATTCCACTCTACACTCTCCTTTCGTCTCGTATCTTATTTGTTGAAACCCCTGCTGTTAGTATAGCTGAAATTATTTCATATGGCATAAAACTTCATGAGTTTTTCGTGAAATCTTGTCCATAATCCAATAAAAAAGACGGACGGAAGCAAATCGCTTCCGTCCGTCCCATTTTATTAAATGTTACCCTCATAAACGTTGATACGATTCATCGCACGTTTTAACGCCAATTCCGCGCGTTTGTAGTCGATCTCATCTTTTCTTGCCTGAAGAAGTGCTTCAGCACGTTTTGCAGATTCCTGCGCACGCGCCAAGTCGATCTCAGTCGCAGTTTCTGCTGATTGAGCAAGAATCGTCACTTTTCAGGGCGGATTTCAAGGAACCCACCGCTTACAGCGACCAATTCCGTCGAGTTTTCTTTCTTTAACCGGACTGCGCCGATTCCAAGAGGAGCTACTGTCGGAATGTGACCAGGCAAAACGCCCATCTCACCGGTTGCTGTAACTGCAATCACCATAGAAACTTCTGAATCGTATACTGGGCCGTCGGGGTGACAATATTGACTGTAATGGTCTTCATTTTTTTCCCTCCTGGTCCCTGATTTTAGACTTGTACGCCCATGCCTTTGGCTTTTTCGATAACTTCTTCGATGCGGCCGACTAGGCGGAAAGCATCTTCCGGAAGATGATCGTATTTGCCTGCAAGGATTTCCTGGAAGCCTTTGATCGTTTCCTGAACTGGAACATACGAGCCTTTTTGGCCAGTGAACTGTTCAGCAACGTGGAAGTTTTGAGACAAGAAGTTTTGGACGCGGCGTGCACGGTTAACCGTCAGCTTGTCCTCATCGCTCAATTCGTCCATACCAAGGATCGCAATGATATCCTGAAGCTCTCTGTAACGCTGCAAAGTTTCTTGAACCTGACGTGAAACACCGTAGTGTTCCGCGCCGACGATTTCAGGAGACAACGCGCGGGAAGTAGAAGCAAGTGGATCCACCGCTGGGTAGATACCCATCTCAGAAAGTTTACGCTCAAGGTTAGTTGTCGCATCAAGGTGGGCAAACGTTGTTGCCGGAGCCGGATCCGTATAGTCATCGGCTGGAACATAGATTGCCTGGATCGATGTTACAGAACCAGCGCTAGTTGTTGTGATACGCTCTTGCAATTGACCCATTTCAGTCGCAAGTGTCGGCTGGTAACCAACCGCTGATGGCATACGTCCAAGAAGGGCGGATACTTCAGAACCTGCTTGCGTGAAGCGGAAGATATTATCGATGAACAAAAGAACATCTGCGCCTTGCTCATCACGGAAGTATTCAGCCATTGTCAAACCTGTCAAAGCAACACGCATACGTGCGCCAGGCGGCTCGTTCATCTGACCGAAGACCATTGAAGTTTTCTTGATAACGCCGGATTCGCTCATCTCGTGGAACAAGTCGTTTCCTTCGCGCGTACGCTCGCCAACACCAGCGAATACAGAAAGACCGCCGTGCTCTTGTGCGATGTTGTTGATCAATTCCTGGATCAAAACAGTTTTACCTACACCGGCACCACCGAAGAGGCCGATTTTACCACCTTTGATATAAGGGGCAAGCAAGTCAACAACTTTGATACCAGTTTCAAGGATTTCAACTTCAGTGGAAAGGTGTTCGAACGTAGGAGCCGAACGGTGAATCGGATCGCGGCGTTCTGATGCCGGGATTTCCTCACCCAAGTCGATTACTTCACCAAGTACGTTGAATACTCGGCCAAGTGTAACATCTCCGACAGGAACAGAAATTGCTCTGCCCAAATCGGTTACTGCTGAACCGCGCTGCAATCCGTCAGTGGATTCCATTGCGATGGTACGAACTGTGTCGTCGCCAAGGTGCAAAGCTACTTCAAGAGTCAAAGTAGTTTGAGCTTGATTGGGACGATCAATATTAACGGTTAGGGCGTTGTAGATCGCTGGAAGTTGGCCATTGGAAAACTTAACGTCTACAACCGGACCCATAACCTGAAGAACGTGTCCTGTGTTCATGCTGTTCCCTCCTGTCTTACTTTTATTGAACCTATTTAAAGCTCGAGCGGCTTCATCAGCCGCTTTTGCTTCCTTATTCTATTCTAGAGCCGCAGCTCCGCCGACGATCTCTGTGATTTCCTGAGTGATCGCAGCTTGGCGTGCACGGTTGTAGACAAGCGTCAGATCGCCGATCAATTCTGATGCGTTGTCGGTTGCGCTCTTCATTGCTGTCATGGAAGCAGCATGCTCACTTGCTTTGCCGTCCAGCAAGGCTCCAAAAATCAAGCTTTCCGCGTATTGTGGAAGAAGAACTTCCAGAATCACTTCCGCTGATGGGTCGAACTCGTAAGAAGCAGTCGATCCTGTTGGCTGAATGTCAGTCAACGGCAGCACTTTCTTTTCGGTAACCTCCTGGGAGATGGCAGAAACATAATGGTTATAGTACATATAAACTTCGTCATACGTACCATCTGCGAACATACCAACAGCTTTGCGCGTTATTTCCTTGATATCCGCAAACGCTGGGTGGTCCGGAAGCCCGATTGAGCTTTCGATGATGTTATAGCCTTTCTTCGCAAAGAAGTCACGGCCTTTCCGCCCGACGCTGAGGATAACAAATTCGTCGCTTGACGTGTGGCGCTCGTTGATTTTAGCCATGACAGTACGCAAGATGTTACTGTTATAGCCGCCAACAAGGCCACGGTCAGAGGTAATGACCAAATATGCCGTTTTCTTAACAGGGCGTGCCATCATCATAGGATTCGACACGTCGCTAGAACCGGCTGCGATCGAAGCGACCACATCCTGGATCTTTTCCATATATGGAACAAAAGCTTTCGCGCTCATTTCTGCTTTGTTCAATTTAGAAGCGGAAACCATCTGCATCGCTTTCGTGATTTGGCTTGTTTTCTTGGTTGACGTAATTCGTGTTTTTATATCGCGTAAAGATGCCACTGGTATTTCACCACCTTGTTATTTTTTCTTCCGATCCTGCCAGGGAGCTTATTCTGATTTCGCGAATGTGTGCTTGAATTCGTTGATTGCTGCGCCGAATTCGTCGTCAGATGGCAATCCCTGAGTTGAGCGGATGGTATCCAAAACGTTTGTGTGGTTTGTATCCAACCAGCTAGTCAATTCAGCTTCGAAACGAGTGATGTCTTGTACAGGGATATCGTCGAGGAATCCACGAGTCAATGCGTAGAAGATAACAACTTGTTTTTCAACTTTAATCGGGCTGTTCAAGTCCTGCTTGAGAACTTCAACTGTACGTTTACCGCGCTCAAGTTTTGCAGCTGTCGCTGGGTCAAGATCTGAACCGAATTGGGAGAATGACTCCAATTCACGGTAAGCTGCCAAGTCAAGACGCAAAGTACCGGCAACTTTCTTCATCGCTTTGATCTGAGCTGAACCACCTACACGGGATACAGAAAGACCTGCGTTGATCGCTGGGCGAACACCGGCGAAGAAAAGATCCGATTGAAGGAATATCTGGCCATCCGTAATCGAGATTACGTTTGTTGGGATATAAGAGGAAATATCGCCTGCTTGCGTTTCAACGAACGGCAATGCAGTGATCGATCCTGATCCAAGTGATTCGTTCAACTTCGCTGCGCGCTCAAGAAGGCGTGAGTGAAGGTAGAAAACGTCACCTGGGTAAGCTTCACGGCCCGGAGGACGACGAAGCAAGAGTGAAAGTTCACGGTAAGCGGAAGCTTGTTTTGTCAAATCATCATAGACGATCAAAACGTGCTTGCCATCGAACATGAAGTCCTCAGCCATCGTGATGCCGGCATAAGGAGCCAAGTATAGAAGTGGAGCTGGTTGTGAAGCAGACGCTGTAACAACGATCGTGTAATCAAGCGCACCGTTTTTGCGGAACGTCTCAACAACGTTACGGACAGTCGACTCTTTTTGGCCGATTGCTACGTAAATACAGATCATGTCTTGGTCGCCTTGGTTCAAGATAGTATCGATTGCGACAGATGTTTTACCAGTCTGGCGGTCACCGATGATCAATTCGCGCTGCCCACGGCCGATTGGCACAAGAGCATCGATTGCTTTAATACCCGTTTGAAGCGGTTCGTGCACGGATTTACGTGCCATAACGCCTTGTGCTGGGCTTTCGATAGGACGGGATTTAGTCGTGTTGATCGGTCCAAGACCATCAACCGGCTGTCCTAGTGGATTTACTACGCGCCCGATAAGTTCTTGCCCTACCGGTACTTCCATAATACGGCCAGTTCGACGTACTTCATCGCCTTCTTTGATGTCTGCGAATGGCCCAAGGATGATGATACCAACGTTGTTGGCTTCCAAGTTCTGTGCCATACCCATTACACCATTAGAGAATTCTACAAGTTCTCCAGCCATGATGTTGTCGAGGCCATGAGCGCGAGCGATACCGTCACCAATGGTGATGACTGTACCGACTTCGTCAACTTTCATCTCTGATTGATAGTTTTCAATCTGTTGCTTAATCAGATTGCTGATTTCTTCAGCTTTGATGCTCATGTATTTCACCCTCTCATAATTTCATAAATTAGCCGATTAATTGACGCTGCAGGCGGGCAAGTTTCGTGCTGACGCTGCTGTCAAAGATGCGGTTTCCGATTTGAAGGCGCAATCCACCGATCAATGATGGGTCGATTACGTTTTCAATCCGTAAAGAATTTTTGCCGATGCTTTTCGCGAAAGCCGTGGAAAGAGACGCCGTTTCTTCTTCCGTCAATGGACGAGTTGAATAAACTGTTGCATCCTCAATTCCCTGCTCTTCGTTTGAAAGCTTGATATATGCTTGTGTCATATCACTGACTTCGTTCATGCGTCTGCGCTCACCCAACATCTGAAGTG includes these proteins:
- the mreB gene encoding rod shape-determining protein MreB; translated protein: MFSKDIGIDLGTANVLIYVKGKGIILNEPSVVAVDKKSNELIAVGTEAQNMMGRTPQHIAVIRPLKDGVIHDFDITELMLKHFIQILKLKGFMMKPRILICCPANITSIEQKAIREVAEKAGARKVYVEVEPKVAAIGAGLDIYQADASLVIDIGGGTSDIAVLSMGEIVKSITLKVAGDHFDLDILHYIKKKYKLLIGERTAEKLKVEFGTLSGDQQATMDNRGRDMLTGYPRTITLEAQEITEALRESVEQVAEGVRVVLEQTPPELASDIIDRGGVLTGGGALLGGLDRLLSERLGIPVAIAEHPKECVVLGTGKMLEAKQDIFRSRR
- the murA gene encoding UDP-N-acetylglucosamine 1-carboxyvinyltransferase, with the translated sequence MDHIIVKGGKKLTGKVRVEGAKNAVLPVLAGALLASEGKSFITEVPNLADVYTIQEVLRSLNVDIEYFPEKNEMHIDASSQLSSEAQFEYVRKMRASILVMGPVLARNGFARVALPGGCAIGSRPIDQHLKGFEAMGANITFGNGFVEAKTDGRLRGAKIYLDFPSVGATENIMSAAALADGVTIIENAAKEPEIVDLANYINEMGGNVKGAGTDTMRIEGVETLHGSNHSIIPDRVEAGTFMVAAAITEGDVIIENAVPEHMAALISKMGEMGVDIQETDEGLRIRATRPLRSIDIKTMPHPGFPTDMQSQMMSLMLTAQGSGILTETVFENRFMHVEEFRRMNASVKIEGRSVIMEGPSKLQGAQVSATDLRAAAALILAGLAAEGITRVHELYHLDRGYVDFHLKLEALGADIERVSTETSEVKEEQMV
- a CDS encoding DUF1146 family protein; amino-acid sequence: MELYIGQQALISIISHIFFTGVSFYALRAVMFDKWIAKHHVLQAQILYIFLSIVIGTSVSNFFLEISAWSRQLPYLF
- the atpD gene encoding F0F1 ATP synthase subunit beta, whose product is MNTGHVLQVMGPVVDVKFSNGQLPAIYNALTVNIDRPNQAQTTLTLEVALHLGDDTVRTIAMESTDGLQRGSAVTDLGRAISVPVGDVTLGRVFNVLGEVIDLGEEIPASERRDPIHRSAPTFEHLSTEVEILETGIKVVDLLAPYIKGGKIGLFGGAGVGKTVLIQELINNIAQEHGGLSVFAGVGERTREGNDLFHEMSESGVIKKTSMVFGQMNEPPGARMRVALTGLTMAEYFRDEQGADVLLFIDNIFRFTQAGSEVSALLGRMPSAVGYQPTLATEMGQLQERITTTSAGSVTSIQAIYVPADDYTDPAPATTFAHLDATTNLERKLSEMGIYPAVDPLASTSRALSPEIVGAEHYGVSRQVQETLQRYRELQDIIAILGMDELSDEDKLTVNRARRVQNFLSQNFHVAEQFTGQKGSYVPVQETIKGFQEILAGKYDHLPEDAFRLVGRIEEVIEKAKGMGVQV
- the atpG gene encoding ATP synthase F1 subunit gamma, producing MASLRDIKTRITSTKKTSQITKAMQMVSASKLNKAEMSAKAFVPYMEKIQDVVASIAAGSSDVSNPMMMARPVKKTAYLVITSDRGLVGGYNSNILRTVMAKINERHTSSDEFVILSVGRKGRDFFAKKGYNIIESSIGLPDHPAFADIKEITRKAVGMFADGTYDEVYMYYNHYVSAISQEVTEKKVLPLTDIQPTGSTASYEFDPSAEVILEVLLPQYAESLIFGALLDGKASEHAASMTAMKSATDNASELIGDLTLVYNRARQAAITQEITEIVGGAAALE
- the atpA gene encoding F0F1 ATP synthase subunit alpha, with the protein product MSIKAEEISNLIKQQIENYQSEMKVDEVGTVITIGDGIARAHGLDNIMAGELVEFSNGVMGMAQNLEANNVGIIILGPFADIKEGDEVRRTGRIMEVPVGQELIGRVVNPLGQPVDGLGPINTTKSRPIESPAQGVMARKSVHEPLQTGIKAIDALVPIGRGQRELIIGDRQTGKTSVAIDTILNQGDQDMICIYVAIGQKESTVRNVVETFRKNGALDYTIVVTASASQPAPLLYLAPYAGITMAEDFMFDGKHVLIVYDDLTKQASAYRELSLLLRRPPGREAYPGDVFYLHSRLLERAAKLNESLGSGSITALPFVETQAGDISSYIPTNVISITDGQIFLQSDLFFAGVRPAINAGLSVSRVGGSAQIKAMKKVAGTLRLDLAAYRELESFSQFGSDLDPATAAKLERGKRTVEVLKQDLNSPIKVEKQVVIFYALTRGFLDDIPVQDITRFEAELTSWLDTNHTNVLDTIRSTQGLPSDDEFGAAINEFKHTFAKSE
- a CDS encoding F0F1 ATP synthase subunit delta, with the translated sequence MSQVAERYASALFQVAKEHNVTLEIEQDLREVRKVFKLTPELYQLIVSPKLSSEKRTNLINEVFQGVNTYVLNTLQMLGERRRMNEVSDMTQAYIKLSNEEQGIEDATVYSTRPLTEEETASLSTAFAKSIGKNSLRIENVIDPSLIGGLRLQIGNRIFDSSVSTKLARLQRQLIG